The DNA sequence ATGTAGCAGCCAACCCAATTAATGTCTTCAAGCTCCAACCACAATAAAGCTGAAAAGTTAGCTAAGTTAGAAATATAGGGTAGCTCTTTATCAAGCAGCGCTTCAAGCTGCTTGCCTAATGTTATATAGCGACTAGACAGCTGTTCCAACTTATACCTCTTCTTTCTCGATAAGTGATGGGTCAAACTCTTGGCCCTTCAATATGTGTTGCAGAGCGTTTCTTTGTGAAGACAAATAAAAACCTAAGTTTTCGGCTAGTTGTTCACTTATTTTGGGTTCAGCGTGTTTGATCAGCAAGCTTAGTTGATCAGCAACATCCAACATTTTGTCGTAGCTATCAGCTTCTTTTTTTGAACTAAATGTCATTTTCTCTACACCATTACGTTCGACGACATATTTTATAATTACAGCCACTGCTGCCTCCGTTTACTGTTTTTATATACAGGGATTATGCATTAATCGGATTTAAACTACTAGTAACAAATTTATACAACAAAATGTCATTTAATTAAGCTAATATATGAACTTATGAAATCTGTTGAATCATCAAAGCTAACTATTTGCCCAAGTTGCGATTTATTAGTAGATACTCGTCCCCATTGCCGTGCCGGAAATGTTCTTGTTTGCCCACGCTGTAAACATGTTTTAGCACGTGGCAGCAGAGTTCGTTTTTCTAGCCAGCTCGCCTTGGCATTAAGTTGTTTGGTCATGGTTATATTAGCCAATACCTACCCATTGTTAAGTTTTACCTTTTTAGGCATTCCTAGTTCAGCCAATATCCTTAGAGGGACCGTGTTATTACTAGAGCACGGGTATTATTTAGTCGGGTTTTCGGTGGTTA is a window from the Agarivorans sp. TSD2052 genome containing:
- a CDS encoding YebG family protein — protein: MAVIIKYVVERNGVEKMTFSSKKEADSYDKMLDVADQLSLLIKHAEPKISEQLAENLGFYLSSQRNALQHILKGQEFDPSLIEKEEV
- a CDS encoding paraquat-inducible protein A produces the protein MKSVESSKLTICPSCDLLVDTRPHCRAGNVLVCPRCKHVLARGSRVRFSSQLALALSCLVMVILANTYPLLSFTFLGIPSSANILRGTVLLLEHGYYLVGFSVVIASFLAPIILFCLISYTSFSLSIGWKSPGLATALHFQDDLIHWSMIEVYIVSFLVALVKLIEYADIDLGYGLWCICITLVLSTRLIQRLEPAEYWERYVHIR